One genomic window of Variovorax sp. RA8 includes the following:
- a CDS encoding DUF4942 domain-containing protein, producing MNSNAQELQAVERAESELVDESATFFAPVSSDMLDGLLGQYQAHKRGIEQLAEALLGDEFRAAMSYFLEASEVRGGHYLSLSSLANVDAAIAVLDASYWSKALALTDVLDCMPQSRRDEWNKAISERKTVPFAEEAVRPTIADMLASRHKYFCERVDGIFRGLSGTHVTNEPQGFSKRMILSYVLRDGYPNHSRAGLINDLRSVIGTFMDRPGLKHYETGNLLRRIAESHAWGEWHDIDGGAVRIRIYRGVGTAHVEIHPDVAYRLNGVLASLYPTAIPAKFRTRPKSKSKTFKLMERPLPFAVLRLLEAGGVGRHEAAGTWEFSFSYSGKDEGKPAVRETERVLESIGGVPSKYGFMFDYNPTAVLNTIRISGCIPDAASFQYYPTPITVAEAADEMLGADQPGDAYLEPSAGIGGLAALLPRDRTTCVEISSLRCGVLRARGYQAQQADFIEWAAAARAGSTRWNKCLMNPPYADGRALAHLQEASTLVRAGGRIVAILPASMRGKDLLEGWEGEWSSVFSNEFAGTGVSVAIYAASCPR from the coding sequence ATGAATAGCAACGCCCAAGAATTACAAGCCGTCGAGCGCGCCGAGTCCGAGCTGGTCGACGAGAGCGCAACCTTCTTCGCACCCGTCAGCAGCGATATGCTCGATGGGCTACTCGGCCAGTACCAGGCTCACAAGCGCGGCATCGAGCAGCTCGCCGAGGCGCTGCTCGGTGACGAGTTCCGGGCCGCGATGAGCTACTTCCTGGAGGCCAGCGAAGTCCGCGGGGGACACTACCTCTCGCTCAGCTCGCTTGCCAATGTCGACGCCGCGATCGCCGTGCTCGATGCCAGCTACTGGTCAAAGGCACTCGCCCTCACCGACGTCCTGGACTGTATGCCCCAGTCACGCAGGGACGAATGGAACAAAGCGATCTCCGAGCGCAAGACCGTGCCCTTCGCCGAAGAGGCCGTGCGGCCCACGATCGCTGACATGCTCGCCTCGCGCCACAAGTACTTCTGCGAGCGGGTGGACGGCATCTTCCGGGGCCTGTCCGGCACGCACGTAACCAACGAGCCGCAGGGATTCTCTAAGCGGATGATCCTGAGCTATGTCCTGCGCGATGGGTACCCGAACCACAGCCGCGCGGGCCTAATCAACGATCTGCGCTCGGTGATCGGGACCTTCATGGACCGGCCGGGCCTCAAGCACTACGAGACCGGAAACCTTCTTCGCCGCATCGCGGAAAGCCATGCCTGGGGCGAGTGGCACGACATCGATGGTGGCGCGGTGCGCATTCGCATCTACCGCGGGGTGGGTACGGCACACGTCGAGATCCACCCTGACGTGGCGTACCGCCTGAACGGGGTCTTGGCCAGCCTTTATCCGACGGCGATCCCGGCCAAGTTCCGCACGCGTCCGAAGTCGAAATCGAAGACCTTCAAGCTCATGGAGCGCCCGCTGCCGTTCGCAGTGCTGCGCCTGCTGGAGGCTGGCGGCGTGGGCCGACACGAGGCGGCCGGCACCTGGGAATTCTCGTTTTCATACAGCGGCAAGGATGAAGGCAAGCCCGCGGTCCGCGAAACAGAGCGCGTGCTGGAGAGCATCGGGGGCGTGCCTTCGAAGTACGGCTTCATGTTCGACTACAACCCGACCGCCGTGCTCAACACGATCCGGATCTCGGGGTGCATTCCGGATGCCGCGTCCTTCCAGTACTATCCTACGCCGATCACGGTGGCCGAGGCCGCCGACGAGATGCTCGGCGCAGATCAGCCGGGGGACGCCTACCTCGAGCCGAGCGCAGGCATTGGCGGGCTCGCGGCCCTGCTGCCGCGCGATCGGACCACCTGCGTCGAGATCTCCAGCCTAAGGTGCGGCGTGCTGCGCGCCCGCGGCTACCAGGCACAACAGGCGGACTTCATCGAGTGGGCGGCAGCGGCGCGCGCGGGCAGCACCAGGTGGAACAAATGCCTGATGAATCCGCCCTACGCCGACGGCCGCGCCCTGGCGCATCTGCAGGAGGCCTCAACGCTCGTCAGGGCTGGAGGGCGGATCGTCGCCATTCTGCCGGCGTCGATGCGCGGCAAGGATCTGCTCGAGGGCTGGGAGGGGGAATGGTCCAGCGTGTTCTCGAACGAGTTCGCTGGTACCGGGGTAAGCGTGGCGATCTATGCGGCGAGCTGCCCTCGATAG
- a CDS encoding LuxR C-terminal-related transcriptional regulator, which yields MTIYAIDDHPMLLDAIVMAMKRLRPRANIVELASLAELDAAVINHGPPDLVSIDINLPDNDSHAGVAKVRSMFPDARIAVFSTHPASAMEEICINSGADIYIEKASGRNEYVAALKTLLAVGPRSEDDISSGAPAFKLSERQRQIVQLMDRGLTNAEMATALGLEAPSVKIHLWRLYQKLGVNNRARALFVLRQNHLLD from the coding sequence ATGACGATCTACGCGATCGACGATCATCCGATGCTGTTGGACGCCATCGTCATGGCCATGAAGCGCCTGCGACCACGCGCGAACATAGTCGAGCTGGCCAGCCTCGCCGAACTCGATGCCGCCGTCATCAATCACGGGCCGCCAGACCTGGTCTCGATCGACATCAACCTCCCGGACAACGACTCCCATGCGGGTGTTGCCAAGGTCCGCTCCATGTTCCCCGACGCGCGGATCGCAGTGTTCTCTACGCACCCGGCGAGCGCGATGGAGGAGATCTGCATCAACTCTGGCGCGGACATCTACATCGAGAAGGCGAGCGGCCGCAATGAGTACGTCGCAGCCCTGAAGACCCTTCTGGCCGTGGGACCCCGCTCAGAGGACGACATCTCATCCGGAGCCCCCGCGTTCAAGCTGTCCGAACGCCAGCGCCAGATCGTGCAGTTGATGGATCGGGGCCTCACCAACGCGGAAATGGCGACGGCACTCGGCTTGGAAGCGCCCAGCGTCAAGATCCACCTTTGGCGTCTGTATCAGAAGCTTGGCGTGAATAATCGAGCGCGAGCTCTATTCGTACTTCGCCAGAACCACCTTCTCGACTGA
- a CDS encoding H-NS family nucleoid-associated regulatory protein translates to MAQTYAQIQKKISALQKEADALRKREVEGVVSRIRVAIEHYGLTSEQLGLTGEKALTKASASKKVGKAGSAAKFSDGNGNTWSGMGKRPHWLRDALAAGKSLEEFRTGSVAATPKTKGGAKKRRPSTVLYRDGRGNAWTGRGPQPRWLKEAVATGKTLEELKA, encoded by the coding sequence ATGGCACAGACCTACGCCCAGATTCAAAAGAAGATCTCGGCTCTTCAGAAGGAAGCCGATGCGCTCCGAAAGCGAGAAGTCGAGGGCGTCGTATCACGAATCAGGGTCGCGATTGAACACTATGGTTTAACCTCAGAGCAACTTGGTCTCACTGGCGAAAAGGCTCTCACCAAGGCCTCTGCCAGTAAGAAGGTCGGGAAGGCCGGCAGCGCCGCAAAGTTCAGTGATGGCAATGGAAACACGTGGTCAGGCATGGGGAAGCGTCCGCACTGGTTGCGGGACGCCCTGGCGGCTGGCAAGTCGCTCGAGGAGTTTCGTACTGGTAGCGTTGCGGCTACGCCGAAGACAAAAGGAGGGGCGAAGAAGCGTCGCCCCTCGACGGTTCTGTACCGCGATGGTCGGGGAAATGCATGGACGGGCCGCGGGCCCCAGCCCCGCTGGCTGAAAGAGGCGGTTGCAACCGGCAAGACGCTTGAAGAGCTGAAGGCCTGA
- a CDS encoding YkgJ family cysteine cluster protein has protein sequence MSSNDRAVASAPLHHHYHATMTPYPLIPADDHEYGAACDARWAKLQDGPMLDDKLLRMRAVATTHRTEERASDILDRADKSRNARSKIEWLHKAIDLGVAPSEGLAACRKGCVHCCHISVDVGESEARAIQKASGRRLNLKAGLNGDDAEQRIPERQRRALGVSCAFLARGACSIYVARPFACRAQVNVDEDELLCRLTTAEDGYMPRVPYLNTEKYKAACSVILGNGERFADIRDWFPN, from the coding sequence ATGTCTTCGAATGACCGTGCGGTCGCTTCAGCGCCGCTGCACCATCACTATCATGCAACGATGACTCCGTACCCGCTCATCCCAGCCGACGACCACGAATACGGCGCCGCTTGCGACGCGCGCTGGGCGAAGCTGCAAGACGGTCCGATGCTCGATGACAAGCTGCTTCGCATGCGAGCTGTGGCGACAACGCACCGGACCGAAGAACGCGCCAGCGATATACTCGACCGCGCCGACAAGTCCCGCAATGCCCGCAGCAAGATCGAATGGCTCCACAAGGCCATCGACCTCGGGGTCGCCCCGTCCGAAGGATTAGCCGCTTGCCGCAAGGGCTGCGTTCATTGCTGCCACATCTCCGTAGACGTCGGAGAGTCAGAGGCACGTGCCATCCAGAAGGCAAGCGGCCGCCGGCTCAATCTCAAAGCCGGTCTCAACGGAGATGACGCGGAGCAGCGGATCCCAGAACGGCAGCGGCGCGCTCTCGGGGTCTCCTGTGCGTTCCTGGCCAGGGGCGCTTGTTCGATCTATGTGGCGCGTCCGTTCGCCTGTCGAGCTCAAGTCAACGTCGACGAGGACGAGCTGCTCTGCCGGCTGACGACCGCGGAAGATGGCTACATGCCCCGCGTGCCCTACCTGAACACCGAAAAGTACAAGGCTGCCTGCAGCGTGATCCTTGGTAACGGCGAGCGGTTCGCCGACATCCGCGACTGGTTTCCAAACTAG
- a CDS encoding helix-turn-helix domain-containing protein, producing the protein MPRPVQLPRTELTGLLGARLLEAMEAHPKLKTQASLATKCGVAQSSISRILRGNSDPPVSTMLAIADALGVSVLNLLPERPAAQVASDDDWTPLTTRAAQRLSPVRRAFVDTAARAAEHGKVSEVECVEHMRVWMERLAAP; encoded by the coding sequence ATGCCACGTCCCGTACAGCTACCCCGCACAGAATTGACCGGCCTTTTGGGCGCGAGACTTCTCGAGGCCATGGAGGCCCATCCAAAGCTGAAGACCCAGGCGTCGCTCGCGACGAAATGCGGCGTCGCGCAGTCAAGCATCAGCAGGATTTTGCGAGGTAACTCCGACCCGCCGGTGAGCACGATGCTCGCCATCGCAGACGCGCTTGGTGTCTCGGTCTTGAACCTATTGCCAGAGCGACCTGCCGCCCAAGTAGCCAGCGATGACGATTGGACCCCGCTGACAACCCGCGCGGCGCAACGACTGTCCCCTGTGCGCCGGGCCTTTGTCGACACCGCGGCACGAGCTGCAGAGCATGGCAAAGTGTCTGAAGTGGAATGCGTTGAACACATGCGGGTCTGGATGGAGCGGCTGGCCGCGCCCTGA
- a CDS encoding metallophosphoesterase yields MKLLILSDLHIESGTFRVPNVDVDVVDLAGDIAASAAKALRWVRRDGNFGQKTPLVFVPGNHEFYGGVLQTTIADMHQAAGASNAYPLDRSEVILNGVRFLGATLWTDFALAIETDEGPVSDAPRAMATAQSKMNDYRNIRLAENIRRSGHVGTAERRKRLLTPKDTLALHHAQRRWLADKLAERFDGPTVVVTHHAPHRGSLHPKFASNWLSAAYVNALPDSFFEVPVLWVHGHIHESLDYRVGNSRIVCNRRGYASSYKPEVNARFQPALIVEV; encoded by the coding sequence ATGAAGCTCCTGATCCTCTCAGATCTGCACATCGAGTCCGGCACGTTCCGCGTCCCCAATGTAGATGTCGACGTCGTGGATCTGGCCGGCGACATCGCCGCGTCTGCGGCAAAGGCGCTGAGGTGGGTTAGGCGAGACGGCAACTTTGGCCAGAAGACCCCGCTCGTCTTCGTGCCCGGCAACCACGAGTTCTATGGAGGCGTCCTGCAGACCACCATCGCGGACATGCACCAGGCCGCCGGTGCCTCGAATGCCTACCCACTTGATCGCAGCGAAGTCATTCTCAACGGAGTCCGTTTCCTAGGCGCTACGCTCTGGACGGACTTCGCGCTGGCGATCGAGACAGATGAGGGTCCCGTGAGCGACGCACCGCGCGCCATGGCCACCGCACAGTCGAAGATGAACGACTACCGGAACATCCGTCTCGCCGAGAACATTCGGAGAAGCGGCCATGTCGGCACCGCAGAGCGCCGGAAGCGACTCCTTACCCCGAAAGACACCCTCGCGCTCCATCATGCACAGCGGCGATGGCTGGCGGACAAACTGGCCGAGCGATTCGATGGGCCCACGGTGGTGGTCACGCACCACGCGCCTCACCGCGGTTCACTTCACCCGAAGTTCGCGTCGAACTGGTTGTCCGCAGCGTACGTCAACGCACTGCCTGACAGCTTCTTCGAAGTCCCCGTCCTTTGGGTGCACGGACACATCCACGAGAGCCTGGACTATCGGGTCGGCAACAGCCGTATCGTGTGCAACCGGCGCGGCTATGCAAGTTCTTACAAGCCCGAGGTCAACGCTCGCTTCCAACCTGCCCTGATTGTCGAGGTCTGA
- the xseA gene encoding exodeoxyribonuclease VII large subunit, which produces MEERHYLNVPFKEKDAAKALGARYDPECRRWWVRPDVDLSAFAKWDHLPTTTGSPAVPAAPSANASDLFAPREVAVPAGGELAPTAKGIPLSRLLGGVATAIAQAFKGGVWTMVEVVNAKLGSGHVYLEVSERDKAGQVLAKAHAMIWANVASKILPEFERATGASIAAGIKLLVRARPTFKAQYGFSLEIDAIDSEYTLGDLEARKREIRARLQREGVFEQNKHVPPPWDFTSVLVVAPHEAAGLGDFRKESDRLAQFGICRFTYVHSRFQGEGAAREIVAALSAALDECAADDDLPDAIAIIRGGGAVNDLAWLDNYDLARFICDQPLPVLTGIGHERDSTILDEVAFAKFDTPSKVIGAIEKLIARRAREAKAASDAIMGAAARAVREMRAAVERAHGQVAADATASVARVRQKSRDAIMRSVWRPCETSTRPAGTACG; this is translated from the coding sequence ATGGAAGAGCGCCACTACCTCAACGTCCCCTTCAAGGAGAAAGATGCCGCGAAGGCGTTGGGCGCGCGCTATGACCCCGAGTGCCGACGTTGGTGGGTTCGTCCCGATGTAGATCTGTCGGCCTTCGCGAAGTGGGACCACCTGCCGACCACCACCGGCTCGCCCGCGGTGCCAGCAGCCCCGTCGGCCAACGCCTCGGACCTGTTCGCCCCGCGGGAGGTCGCCGTCCCAGCCGGCGGCGAGCTAGCACCGACGGCGAAGGGCATCCCCTTGTCGCGCCTGCTGGGTGGCGTGGCCACCGCGATCGCACAGGCTTTCAAGGGCGGCGTCTGGACGATGGTCGAAGTCGTGAACGCGAAGCTCGGCAGTGGCCACGTCTACCTCGAAGTGTCGGAGCGGGACAAGGCCGGCCAGGTGCTCGCAAAGGCGCACGCCATGATCTGGGCAAACGTCGCGAGCAAGATCCTGCCCGAGTTCGAGCGCGCCACCGGCGCCTCGATCGCCGCGGGCATCAAGCTGCTCGTTCGCGCCAGGCCAACCTTCAAGGCCCAGTACGGCTTCAGCCTCGAGATCGATGCCATCGACTCGGAGTACACGCTGGGCGATCTGGAAGCCCGCAAGAGGGAGATCCGGGCGCGCCTGCAGCGCGAGGGCGTCTTCGAGCAGAACAAGCATGTGCCACCGCCGTGGGACTTCACCTCGGTGCTGGTCGTTGCGCCGCACGAGGCGGCCGGCCTCGGCGACTTCCGCAAGGAATCCGATCGCCTCGCGCAGTTCGGGATCTGCCGCTTCACCTACGTGCACAGTCGCTTCCAGGGCGAAGGTGCGGCCCGCGAGATCGTCGCGGCGCTATCGGCCGCGCTGGACGAATGCGCAGCGGATGATGACCTGCCCGATGCGATCGCCATCATCCGCGGCGGCGGCGCGGTGAACGATCTTGCATGGCTCGACAACTACGACCTGGCAAGATTTATCTGCGATCAGCCCCTCCCGGTCCTGACCGGCATCGGGCACGAACGCGACAGCACCATCCTCGACGAGGTCGCATTCGCGAAGTTCGACACGCCCAGCAAGGTGATCGGCGCGATCGAGAAGCTCATCGCCCGCCGGGCGCGCGAGGCCAAGGCCGCCTCCGATGCGATCATGGGCGCCGCAGCGCGGGCGGTTCGCGAGATGCGGGCGGCCGTTGAGCGCGCCCATGGCCAGGTGGCGGCGGACGCTACCGCAAGCGTGGCGCGCGTGCGCCAGAAGAGCCGGGACGCGATAATGCGATCGGTTTGGCGGCCGTGCGAGACGTCCACCAGGCCGGCCGGGACAGCCTGCGGCTGA
- a CDS encoding HNH endonuclease, with the protein MPLNVAVSPPNPTSDDLAAMFRELEALAAARPRRITDVMLMDYHGQYLISPRWRRIKKRVLARDKGICQSCGGRGSLVHHRSYERDVLEGKNDAMLATVCEGCHNIIHFTDDGSARPEEEWDSVFLAGQHQEDIPPVGKIDLRRPVFDLPAGFDRSRMTARQFELLRQAHLQAIRDKRQANALRIGKRTLKAGAQDQD; encoded by the coding sequence ATGCCATTGAACGTGGCCGTTTCCCCGCCCAATCCGACATCGGATGACCTCGCCGCAATGTTTCGCGAGTTGGAGGCGCTGGCCGCCGCCCGGCCGCGGAGGATCACCGATGTCATGCTCATGGACTACCACGGGCAGTATCTGATCTCCCCGCGATGGCGGCGCATCAAGAAACGTGTTCTGGCGCGAGACAAGGGGATCTGCCAGTCTTGCGGCGGCCGCGGTAGCTTAGTGCACCACCGAAGCTACGAGCGCGACGTTCTAGAGGGAAAGAACGACGCCATGCTGGCGACTGTCTGCGAGGGATGCCACAACATCATCCATTTCACCGACGATGGGTCCGCGCGCCCGGAAGAAGAGTGGGATTCCGTGTTCCTTGCCGGCCAGCATCAGGAGGACATTCCACCGGTCGGGAAGATCGATCTGCGCAGGCCCGTCTTTGACCTTCCAGCAGGCTTCGATCGCTCGCGCATGACAGCGCGTCAGTTCGAGCTGCTCAGGCAGGCCCACCTGCAAGCGATACGCGATAAGCGCCAGGCGAATGCCTTGCGGATCGGGAAAAGAACCTTGAAGGCCGGCGCGCAAGATCAAGATTGA
- a CDS encoding VVA0879 family protein, which produces MSNFASAAAPSSVTPHPLSADEWRAQAIHLFGADALRWRFVCPSCGHVAAVEDWKNAGATQSQAGFSCVGRYTGADDSNTFKKAGGPCNYAGGGLIGLNPVQVIGDSGRITRMFAFADA; this is translated from the coding sequence ATGAGCAACTTCGCATCTGCAGCAGCACCTTCGAGCGTCACCCCACATCCTCTCAGTGCCGACGAATGGCGCGCGCAGGCGATCCATCTGTTCGGCGCCGATGCCTTGAGGTGGCGCTTCGTGTGTCCGAGCTGCGGTCACGTAGCAGCTGTCGAGGACTGGAAGAACGCGGGCGCCACCCAGTCGCAGGCGGGATTCTCCTGTGTCGGCCGCTACACAGGCGCCGACGACTCGAACACCTTCAAGAAGGCTGGCGGGCCCTGCAACTATGCCGGTGGGGGCCTGATTGGGCTGAACCCGGTCCAGGTCATCGGAGATAGCGGCCGCATCACCCGCATGTTCGCGTTCGCCGATGCTTGA
- a CDS encoding DUF305 domain-containing protein: MNQKSATVPRRRSLVDSCLRIPAVAVTLFAAAAVAHADAPGVGLTAQFEREFLTSIIDHHFSALRMTELAAGTDPTRDPTLSNSAEGTSGTPGFQPTQAKAQMDEIKSMARRENRMQREEIMTAQRFLREWYGTNHEPALTPQGRRQIRLLEEARPGADFDHLWMEVLSRHHYLAITAATDCLVASDLKHAALQRYCSGIQHAQIEGINDMREMLCKTKNICDYQPLRGLKGRHTGSNGEAAADGD; the protein is encoded by the coding sequence ATGAACCAGAAGTCAGCCACCGTCCCTCGGCGTCGATCCCTTGTCGATTCATGTTTGAGAATCCCAGCGGTCGCGGTAACTCTGTTTGCCGCTGCCGCCGTGGCGCATGCCGATGCGCCGGGGGTAGGGCTGACTGCCCAGTTCGAGCGAGAGTTCCTCACTTCGATCATCGACCATCACTTCTCCGCGCTCAGGATGACTGAGTTGGCCGCTGGGACGGACCCCACGCGCGACCCGACGCTCTCGAACTCGGCGGAAGGAACCTCGGGCACACCAGGCTTTCAGCCCACTCAGGCCAAGGCCCAAATGGATGAAATCAAGTCCATGGCGAGGCGTGAGAATCGGATGCAGCGAGAAGAAATCATGACGGCCCAGCGATTTTTGAGGGAGTGGTACGGGACGAACCATGAACCGGCGTTGACGCCGCAGGGCCGTCGGCAGATCCGCCTACTGGAGGAAGCACGGCCAGGTGCTGATTTCGACCATCTTTGGATGGAAGTGTTGAGCCGCCACCACTACCTCGCAATCACGGCGGCGACAGACTGTCTCGTCGCCTCGGACCTCAAGCATGCGGCCCTCCAGCGCTACTGCAGCGGCATTCAGCATGCGCAGATTGAGGGCATCAACGACATGCGGGAGATGCTCTGCAAGACGAAGAACATCTGCGACTACCAGCCGTTGCGCGGGCTCAAAGGGCGCCATACCGGGAGCAATGGCGAGGCGGCGGCGGACGGCGACTGA
- a CDS encoding site-specific DNA-methyltransferase, protein MQQPDLFEPVLAAYRNVQIDDEGITNAALYQALNLVEGERKPVGRARAPHNLEHRKIRWQQQTLRRLGLLERVPGQRGRWRLTPKAQKDGALTPAPEGVALVAFSTDLGLAIWTRTETLAGKLTDQISAIITSPPYPLREARAYGNCSETEYVDFICGALEPLLKNLIAGGCIALNVSIDIFLSKSPARSMYVERLTLALHTRLNLHLIDRVVWHNPSKLLGPTYWASITRQQLNVGYEPVLIFCNDPVRCVADNRRVLQPHSKRHAQLLAAGGEARTATYGDGAFKLRPGSFGSATAGKIPKNVISIAHVSREVEKTRKQAKAHGLPVHGALMPVKLAKLLVEFLTPPGGLVLDPFGGWGSTAMACDEAGYRWIILEMMAEYAAGGGLRMSDRPGFRASFDLEGWEPPASAGRN, encoded by the coding sequence ATGCAGCAGCCAGACCTTTTCGAGCCCGTGCTTGCGGCGTATCGCAACGTCCAGATCGACGACGAGGGGATCACCAACGCCGCGCTCTACCAGGCGTTGAACTTGGTTGAAGGCGAGCGCAAGCCGGTTGGCCGCGCACGCGCACCGCACAACCTGGAACACCGGAAGATTCGCTGGCAGCAGCAGACGCTGCGGCGCCTGGGCCTCCTCGAGCGAGTCCCCGGTCAGAGGGGCCGCTGGCGCCTCACGCCAAAGGCGCAGAAGGACGGCGCCCTGACACCAGCCCCCGAGGGCGTAGCCCTCGTCGCCTTCAGCACGGACCTGGGCCTCGCCATCTGGACGCGCACCGAGACGCTTGCGGGCAAGCTCACGGACCAGATCTCCGCGATCATCACCTCGCCGCCGTACCCGCTGCGCGAGGCGCGCGCGTACGGGAACTGCTCTGAGACCGAGTACGTCGACTTCATCTGCGGCGCGCTGGAGCCGCTCCTGAAGAACCTGATCGCCGGGGGCTGCATCGCGCTGAATGTCAGTATCGACATCTTCCTGTCGAAGTCTCCTGCCCGCTCGATGTATGTCGAGAGGCTCACACTGGCGCTGCATACCCGCCTGAATCTGCATCTGATTGATCGCGTGGTTTGGCACAACCCGTCCAAGCTCCTAGGCCCGACCTACTGGGCGTCAATCACCCGCCAGCAGCTCAACGTCGGCTACGAGCCGGTGCTGATCTTCTGCAACGACCCTGTGCGATGCGTCGCCGACAACCGGCGCGTGCTGCAGCCCCATTCGAAGCGCCACGCCCAGCTGCTGGCCGCCGGCGGCGAGGCCCGCACTGCCACTTACGGCGACGGGGCGTTCAAGCTGCGGCCCGGTTCATTTGGCAGCGCCACGGCCGGGAAGATCCCCAAGAACGTGATCTCGATCGCCCATGTCAGTAGGGAGGTCGAGAAGACCCGCAAGCAGGCGAAGGCGCACGGTCTCCCGGTGCACGGCGCCCTGATGCCGGTGAAGCTGGCGAAGCTGCTGGTCGAGTTCCTGACACCGCCCGGTGGCCTGGTGCTCGATCCCTTTGGCGGCTGGGGCTCGACGGCGATGGCCTGCGACGAGGCCGGCTACCGCTGGATAATCCTGGAGATGATGGCCGAGTACGCCGCCGGCGGCGGCCTGCGCATGAGCGATCGCCCGGGCTTCCGTGCCTCATTCGATCTGGAAGGATGGGAGCCGCCTGCCTCAGCGGGTCGCAACTGA
- a CDS encoding restriction endonuclease, with translation MGRKRSGGAEDFVDVLAKLPWWVGVAIAAVAYWLLHGVAVAPIGSDPRAMASAAVMKGLVTAGQYLVPGLCLAGAALSALRRWQRKGLVDHVAAGAGADVLEGMTWREFEMLVGEAFRLKGYRIEETGGHGADGGIDLVLRKSGKKFLVQCKQWRSFKVGVGVIREHFGVMTAEKADGGFVVTSGRFTAEAKVFAKGFHIELIEGEALFQMIRQARASAGRPDAQPRRDPAPIRSPEPSPVAAPDAGTSDAGPSCPQCASEMVRRTAKRGSNAGNSFWGCSNYPRCRGTA, from the coding sequence GTGGGACGAAAGAGGTCAGGCGGAGCAGAGGACTTTGTGGATGTGTTGGCGAAGCTGCCGTGGTGGGTGGGTGTCGCCATTGCTGCAGTCGCGTACTGGCTGCTGCACGGGGTCGCGGTGGCGCCGATTGGCTCGGATCCCCGAGCGATGGCCAGCGCGGCCGTGATGAAGGGGCTGGTCACCGCTGGCCAGTACTTGGTCCCGGGCCTGTGCCTGGCCGGCGCGGCGCTTTCGGCTCTGCGGCGTTGGCAACGCAAGGGCCTGGTGGATCATGTGGCGGCCGGCGCCGGCGCCGATGTTCTGGAGGGGATGACGTGGCGCGAGTTTGAGATGCTGGTGGGCGAGGCATTCCGTCTCAAGGGATACCGCATCGAGGAAACGGGCGGCCACGGTGCCGACGGCGGCATTGACCTGGTGCTGCGCAAGAGCGGCAAGAAGTTCTTGGTGCAGTGCAAACAGTGGCGCTCGTTCAAGGTCGGCGTCGGAGTCATTCGAGAGCACTTCGGCGTGATGACCGCGGAGAAGGCCGACGGCGGTTTCGTGGTCACATCAGGACGGTTCACCGCTGAGGCGAAGGTGTTCGCGAAGGGATTCCACATCGAGCTCATCGAGGGCGAAGCGCTCTTTCAGATGATCAGGCAGGCGCGCGCCTCCGCCGGCCGCCCTGACGCGCAACCCAGGCGCGATCCAGCTCCGATTCGGTCGCCTGAGCCGAGCCCAGTGGCTGCACCGGATGCCGGCACGTCCGATGCAGGTCCAAGCTGCCCACAGTGCGCGTCGGAGATGGTTCGCCGGACGGCGAAGCGCGGGTCGAATGCCGGAAACTCATTCTGGGGCTGCTCGAACTACCCGCGTTGTCGCGGTACCGCATAG
- a CDS encoding HD domain-containing protein — translation MTSAASRSSKALLARAFAVQAHGDQMYGPHPYVHHLDAVAALARTYGEDAEVTAYLHDVKEDVAGMSLDALRERFGDEVTEAIDSLSDPPGANRGERKARAYARLAGTTSRLALTVKPCDRLANMRACVEDGNERLLGVYRSEHEAFRTAAYRSGLCDAIWDELDVLAQRPINGDFKELRPRA, via the coding sequence ATGACCAGTGCCGCTTCGCGCTCCTCAAAGGCCTTGCTCGCCCGGGCGTTCGCCGTCCAGGCCCACGGCGACCAGATGTACGGTCCTCACCCATACGTGCACCACCTCGATGCGGTGGCGGCGCTAGCTCGGACCTATGGAGAGGACGCCGAGGTGACCGCGTACCTGCATGACGTGAAGGAGGACGTGGCCGGTATGTCGCTCGACGCGCTTCGTGAGCGCTTCGGCGATGAGGTGACGGAGGCGATCGACTCGCTGAGCGATCCGCCAGGCGCCAATCGCGGGGAGAGGAAGGCAAGGGCCTATGCCCGACTTGCGGGCACCACGAGTCGGCTCGCCCTCACCGTGAAGCCCTGCGATCGCCTGGCTAACATGAGGGCTTGTGTCGAGGACGGCAACGAGAGGCTCCTGGGCGTCTATCGCTCGGAGCATGAAGCGTTTCGGACGGCGGCATATCGCTCGGGCCTGTGCGACGCAATCTGGGACGAATTGGACGTGTTGGCTCAGCGGCCGATCAACGGGGATTTCAAGGAGCTGCGTCCGCGCGCCTGA